One segment of Ficedula albicollis isolate OC2 chromosome 2, FicAlb1.5, whole genome shotgun sequence DNA contains the following:
- the LOC101808519 gene encoding C-C chemokine receptor type 8-like has translation MNPTSQFLSTTEYDYGYDENTAPCNEGNNFRRFKSLFLPILYCLVFVFCLLGNSLVLWVLLTRKRLTTMTDICLLNLAASDLLFVLPLPFQAHYASDQWVFGNAMCKVMAGIYYTGFYSSIFFITLMSIDRYIAIVHAVYAMRIRTATCGIIISLILWLVAGLASVPNIMFSQELQIEQALQCVPTYPPGDNTWKVASQFAANILGLLIPFSILVGCYTQILKNLQKCKNRNKVKAIKMIFIIVVVFFLFWTPFNVVLFLDSLQSLHIINDCRASSQIALALQVTETISFIHCCLNPVIYAFAGVTFKAHLKGLLQSCGRVLPSPAAGAGGAAPSFSAPTQLSGCSDSAGVL, from the coding sequence ATGAATCCCACCAGCCAATTCCTTAGCACAACAGAATATGACTATGGATACGATGAAAACACTGCTCCGTGTAACGAAGGAAACAACTTCCGCAGGTTTAAATCCCTGTTTCTGCCAATTCTTTACTGCCTTGTGTTTGTCTTCTGCCTCCTGGGAAACTCCTTGGTCCTCTGGGTTCTCCTGACCAGGAAAAGGCTGACAACAATGACTGACATCTGCCTGCTGAACCTCGCAGCCTCTGATCTCCTCTTTGTTTTGCCCCTCCCTTTCCAAGCCCACTATGCTTCAGACCAGTGGGTTTTTGGCAATGCCATGTGTAAGGTAATGGCTGGCATTTACTACACAGGtttttacagcagcattttctttatAACCCTCATGAGCATAGACAGGTACATAGCAATTGTCCATGCTGTCTATGCCATGAGGATAAGGACAGCCACTTGTGGCATAATTATCAGCTTGATCCTGTGGCTGGTGGCTGGCTTGGCTTCTGTGCCCAACATCATgttcagccaggagctgcagattGAGCAGGCTTTGCAGTGTGTCCCCACATACCCCCCAGGTGACAACACCTGGAAAGTTGCTTCTCAGTTTGCAGCCAATATCTTGGGCCTCTTGATTCCCTTTAGCATCCTCGTTGGCTGCTACACTCAGATACTAAAGAacctgcagaaatgcaaaaaccGGAACAAGGTCAAGGCAATCAAGATGATCTTCATCATCGTCGTcgttttcttccttttctggaCTCCTTTCAACGTGGTGCTGTTCCTCGACTCGCTGCAGAGCCTGCACATCATCAACGACTGCAGGGCGAGCTCCCAGATAGCGCTGGCCCTGCAGGTGACAGAAACCATCTCCTTCATCCACTGCTGCCTGAACCCCGTCATCTACGCCTTCGCTGGCGTGACATTCAAGGCCCACCTCAAAGGACTCCTGCAGTCCTGTGGCCGTGTCCTCCCCAGCCCCGCCGCAggtgctggaggggctgcaccATCGTTTTCGGCACCCACCCAGCTCTCTGGCTGCTCTGACAGTGCAGGGGTCCTGTGA